The Brasilonema sennae CENA114 genome includes a region encoding these proteins:
- a CDS encoding GMC oxidoreductase: MIFVELVTIAHIPPFCEVTLRTDKDGWQNNEIAGKYQNDRWIFELADPKYLTGFVCKFALNRQIWSNGGDFNIPGTDNERHTFYLREFGFGLPVQPVIELGQTQVKLFDIFPPNAPDRKSYDVIVIGSGMAGGVLADQLADNGLDTLVLEAGGVPLETHIANLPRPNFPREFRKHVWERWPQYQVINYDQPADGSENNYGGAQGFNLGGRSVFWGGFIPRMSSWELDFWPTRLKWDLEDRYYQLAEDLMGRSTAPTTYYTREIYRVLREQLPRYSHFDAPMAVRQNLTGANTIATGMFSTADLLLESSRTGGPAGFQNLTVRTHHQVIRIEPGEPCAVIAQDIISKEEKKFSAKFVVLACGCFESARLAKRSGIGNDLVGQGVTDHPIAFTHFSIPPSSPFYDRFGSVKVVSQPTEPHPGEDRIRDPFNILIELGADFNQGRYLDEDIFRENIAKRNMLCEIVFLTNTELLLGNQIEFNAGNNFRPIAKIKNPGLPNTVETRVREITNNILTALGGEVLDQGFGNGGLGGVAHEVGSLHMEVTDSNNIGKGTQQALQGVVDENGKFLDQEFIYACDLSIFPTSPAANPSLTAVALALRLNDHLVKLVRP; this comes from the coding sequence ATGATTTTTGTCGAATTAGTTACTATTGCCCACATTCCACCTTTCTGTGAAGTTACCTTGCGAACAGATAAAGATGGATGGCAAAACAATGAGATTGCAGGAAAGTACCAAAACGATCGCTGGATATTCGAGCTAGCCGATCCGAAGTATTTAACTGGCTTCGTTTGTAAGTTTGCCCTAAACCGGCAGATTTGGTCTAACGGTGGTGATTTTAATATTCCTGGCACCGATAACGAGCGTCATACTTTTTATCTAAGGGAGTTTGGCTTTGGTTTACCTGTTCAACCTGTTATTGAACTCGGTCAAACTCAGGTAAAACTTTTTGATATTTTTCCTCCAAATGCCCCTGACCGCAAATCCTACGATGTGATTGTCATCGGCTCTGGTATGGCTGGTGGTGTCTTGGCTGATCAACTCGCTGATAACGGTTTAGATACTTTAGTGCTAGAAGCTGGGGGAGTTCCCCTAGAGACTCACATTGCAAATCTGCCTCGACCCAATTTTCCTCGTGAATTTAGAAAACACGTCTGGGAGCGCTGGCCCCAATATCAGGTGATTAATTACGATCAGCCTGCTGATGGTAGTGAAAATAACTACGGAGGTGCTCAAGGATTTAATTTGGGTGGTCGATCAGTTTTTTGGGGCGGTTTTATTCCCCGCATGAGTTCCTGGGAGTTGGATTTTTGGCCGACTCGACTTAAGTGGGATCTCGAAGATCGCTACTATCAACTAGCTGAGGATTTGATGGGTCGTTCCACCGCGCCAACGACTTACTATACACGTGAAATATATCGAGTCTTGCGAGAACAGCTTCCTCGATACAGCCATTTTGATGCTCCAATGGCAGTCAGACAAAATCTGACTGGAGCAAATACTATCGCCACTGGCATGTTTTCCACGGCAGATTTGCTACTGGAATCATCAAGAACTGGTGGTCCTGCGGGTTTCCAAAACTTGACCGTGCGCACTCATCATCAAGTCATCAGAATCGAACCTGGGGAACCCTGCGCAGTCATTGCCCAGGATATTATTTCCAAGGAAGAAAAGAAATTTTCAGCCAAGTTTGTAGTCCTTGCTTGTGGGTGTTTTGAAAGTGCACGCCTTGCCAAACGGAGTGGTATTGGTAATGATTTGGTAGGGCAGGGTGTTACCGATCATCCCATCGCGTTTACACATTTTTCTATTCCTCCCTCCTCGCCTTTTTATGATCGTTTTGGATCTGTAAAAGTGGTATCTCAACCAACTGAGCCACACCCAGGAGAAGATAGAATCCGTGACCCCTTTAATATTCTGATTGAACTGGGTGCAGACTTTAACCAAGGACGGTATTTGGATGAAGATATTTTCCGCGAAAATATCGCAAAGCGTAACATGCTTTGCGAAATCGTTTTTCTCACAAATACGGAATTGCTTTTAGGCAATCAAATCGAGTTTAATGCTGGCAATAATTTTCGCCCGATTGCCAAAATTAAAAATCCTGGACTTCCCAACACAGTTGAAACTAGAGTTCGAGAAATCACCAACAATATTCTGACTGCTTTAGGGGGGGAGGTGTTGGATCAAGGATTTGGTAATGGTGGGCTTGGCGGTGTAGCCCATGAGGTTGGCTCTCTCCATATGGAGGTTACAGACAGTAACAATATTGGAAAAGGTACACAGCAAGCATTACAAGGTGTTGTCGATGAAAACGGTAAGTTTCTCGACCAGGAGTTTATTTACGCCTGCGATCTGTCAATCTTTCCGACCTCTCCAGCAGCAAATCCTAGCCTAACAGCAGTCGCTCTTGCATTACGGCTGAACGATCATTTAGTAAAACTTGTCCGTCCTTAA
- a CDS encoding LamG domain-containing protein, with amino-acid sequence MGINDGLIGYWQFDEAEGTTVLDRSGNDNRGLIINGTRSDGRYGKAVELSGSDDSHVSIPGSASLNSLVDQITVTAWVFPNVAPVGFKVVVSRQVGTLLHPDQFYLGFGPKNDVMHYKWHLGTDDAGTLREGEIYSGTPDSNRWIHMAGTYDGNIMRLFVDGIEIDTSPLSGNILVDDNPVTIGGEENGPALQVVDGEFEGLIDEVRIYNRALGASEIREIFNLDSELASV; translated from the coding sequence ATGGGCATTAATGATGGATTGATAGGCTATTGGCAATTTGATGAAGCGGAAGGGACTACTGTCCTGGATAGATCAGGCAATGATAATCGTGGCTTGATCATCAATGGCACTCGAAGTGACGGCAGATACGGCAAAGCGGTAGAACTTAGCGGTAGCGATGACTCACATGTCAGTATTCCTGGTTCGGCAAGCCTGAATAGCCTGGTTGATCAGATTACTGTGACAGCTTGGGTATTTCCAAATGTAGCCCCGGTAGGTTTTAAAGTTGTCGTTTCTAGACAAGTTGGTACTCTTTTGCATCCTGATCAGTTTTATTTAGGCTTTGGTCCAAAAAATGACGTAATGCATTATAAGTGGCATCTTGGCACAGATGACGCTGGCACTTTGCGTGAAGGCGAGATTTACAGTGGTACTCCAGATAGCAATCGCTGGATACATATGGCAGGAACCTATGATGGAAATATCATGCGTCTTTTTGTTGATGGCATCGAAATTGACACTAGCCCTCTGAGTGGAAATATTCTAGTAGATGATAATCCTGTCACTATTGGTGGGGAAGAAAATGGACCAGCGCTTCAGGTCGTGGATGGGGAATTTGAAGGACTAATTGATGAGGTTCGCATCTATAACCGTGCCTTGGGTGCATCTGAAATTCGTGAAATTTTTAACCTTGACTCAGAATTGGCTTCAGTGTGA
- a CDS encoding PepSY domain-containing protein has protein sequence MLDVFHPPDNPVTEISLAQISSVFVNPYTGTIMSKQRWNEQLISLAVDLHCNLLAGNTGKTIVGIVCFLVLVLNITGEFGNVYLSHSFFKLVLLSSWRGFYCLSDFKR, from the coding sequence GTGCTTGACGTTTTCCATCCACCGGATAATCCAGTGACGGAAATTTCACTTGCTCAAATAAGTAGCGTTTTTGTCAACCCCTACACAGGCACTATTATGAGTAAGCAGAGATGGAACGAGCAACTGATTTCTTTAGCCGTTGATTTGCATTGCAATCTGCTAGCTGGAAACACTGGAAAAACAATCGTTGGTATCGTATGTTTTCTAGTTCTAGTTCTCAATATTACAGGAGAGTTTGGGAATGTGTATCTGTCGCATTCTTTTTTCAAATTGGTATTACTTTCTTCCTGGAGGGGATTTTATTGTTTAAGTGACTTCAAGCGATAA
- a CDS encoding glutathione S-transferase family protein has protein sequence MLRVYGFNESGNCYKVKLLLKQLCRQFEWVNIDILKKENRTPDFLAKNPHGKVPLLETETGTFLWESNAILCYLSEGTNFLPSNRLEHAQTLQWLFFEQYSHAPNLAIARYITRYLGAPSEYQQTLTAKRELGYVALDIMEKHLTTRQFFLGDRYTIADIALYAYTHVADEGGFDLTNYRFIKTWLELVRTQPNHITMNSLEQAYV, from the coding sequence ATGCTTAGGGTTTATGGGTTTAACGAATCAGGTAACTGTTACAAAGTCAAGTTATTATTGAAACAGTTATGTAGACAATTTGAATGGGTAAATATTGATATTCTGAAAAAAGAGAATCGTACTCCTGATTTTTTGGCTAAAAACCCTCATGGAAAAGTCCCCTTATTAGAAACTGAGACAGGAACATTTCTTTGGGAGTCAAACGCTATTTTGTGTTATCTCAGTGAAGGCACTAATTTCTTACCAAGTAACCGACTCGAACATGCTCAAACATTACAATGGCTTTTCTTTGAGCAGTACAGCCACGCGCCAAATCTTGCGATCGCTCGCTACATCACTCGCTATCTTGGCGCACCATCCGAGTACCAGCAAACTTTGACTGCCAAAAGAGAGTTAGGTTACGTGGCTCTCGATATCATGGAAAAACATTTGACAACTAGGCAGTTTTTTCTAGGAGACCGTTACACAATAGCAGATATTGCTCTCTACGCTTATACTCACGTAGCTGATGAGGGTGGCTTTGATTTGACTAACTATCGGTTTATTAAAACTTGGCTTGAGTTAGTTAGAACCCAGCCTAATCATATTACCATGAATAGTTTGGAGCAGGCATATGTGTAA
- a CDS encoding class I SAM-dependent methyltransferase yields MSQNTNYSSVTPTQATKLEGDDKRNYIRNLFDDIATRYDFLRTLVFLGHTSLWYRQALRDLQLQPGEKILDVGCGTGESTRCLNRFYPGIQIEGMDLSPGMLSVARSMDADSNYFEGDVCSIPRPDCTYDVVVTAFTFRNFPNREVSLAQMLRVLRPGGRLLILDHFYPEKPVLWRNIYTIWMSKIVPQIVRPFIADTTPYRYLAQSIINQLKMPDFIQLIETSGAKVTKTNTYTGGAAGRLIAVRHPFA; encoded by the coding sequence ATGTCCCAGAACACAAATTACTCCTCTGTCACTCCAACCCAAGCAACCAAATTAGAAGGAGATGACAAACGCAACTATATTCGTAATCTCTTTGACGATATTGCTACTCGTTATGATTTCTTAAGAACTCTTGTTTTTCTTGGGCACACTAGTTTATGGTATCGACAAGCTTTACGCGATTTACAACTGCAACCAGGTGAAAAAATACTAGATGTTGGTTGTGGTACTGGAGAGTCTACCAGATGTTTGAATCGCTTCTATCCTGGAATACAAATTGAGGGAATGGATCTTTCCCCTGGAATGCTGAGCGTAGCTCGTAGCATGGACGCTGACAGTAACTATTTTGAAGGTGATGTGTGTTCAATTCCTCGCCCTGATTGCACATATGACGTAGTGGTAACGGCGTTTACTTTCCGTAACTTTCCAAATCGTGAAGTGTCACTTGCACAAATGTTAAGAGTCCTACGTCCAGGAGGACGTTTACTCATACTCGACCATTTTTATCCAGAAAAACCTGTGCTGTGGAGAAACATTTATACTATCTGGATGAGTAAGATTGTACCCCAGATTGTACGTCCTTTTATTGCCGATACAACTCCATATCGCTACTTAGCCCAAAGCATTATTAATCAGTTAAAGATGCCTGATTTTATCCAATTAATAGAAACTAGCGGAGCAAAAGTAACAAAGACAAATACTTATACCGGAGGTGCAGCAGGTAGATTAATAGCGGTACGTCACCCCTTCGCTTAA
- the menA gene encoding 2-carboxy-1,4-naphthoquinone phytyltransferase: MTTVIDNSSRSKLWRAAIKLPIYSVALIPLWVGTTVAIAETRNFNSTNFLIFLFASICIQVWVNVSNDVFDAETGVDVNKLHSLINLTGKETSNFWLWFGNSFLIIGVLTTSLLAFWQKDVTLLILVLLACLLGYSYQGPPFRFGYKGIGEIICFITYGPLSVSAAYYNQNPTWSLTALAASVIVGLVTCLILFCSHFHQVEDDLAGGKYSPVVRLGTAKSAQVLSWWGYGIYFLIAVFVLLKIFPPLSLLSFLSLFYALKLFTHVNNYHDQPNQVSNSKFIAVSMYLSLGLLLGIGFLLPSV; this comes from the coding sequence ATGACAACAGTAATAGATAATTCATCTAGAAGTAAACTTTGGCGGGCTGCAATTAAGCTTCCTATTTACAGTGTTGCTCTCATACCTCTGTGGGTGGGTACAACTGTGGCGATCGCAGAGACTAGAAACTTTAATTCCACAAATTTTTTGATTTTTTTATTTGCATCTATTTGCATTCAGGTTTGGGTTAATGTTAGTAATGATGTGTTTGATGCTGAAACAGGGGTAGATGTCAATAAACTACACTCTCTTATTAATTTGACGGGCAAAGAAACATCAAATTTCTGGTTGTGGTTTGGTAATTCCTTTTTAATTATAGGTGTATTAACAACATCGCTATTAGCTTTTTGGCAAAAAGATGTCACACTTCTTATCTTAGTTTTACTTGCATGTTTGTTAGGTTACAGTTACCAAGGGCCTCCCTTTCGATTCGGCTACAAAGGTATAGGTGAAATAATTTGCTTCATCACCTATGGTCCATTGTCTGTGAGTGCAGCTTATTACAATCAAAATCCAACTTGGTCCCTAACTGCTTTAGCTGCTTCAGTCATTGTAGGATTAGTAACCTGCTTAATTTTGTTCTGCTCGCATTTTCACCAAGTTGAAGATGATTTAGCTGGAGGGAAGTATTCACCTGTTGTACGTTTGGGTACCGCAAAATCTGCGCAGGTTTTGTCTTGGTGGGGATATGGAATATATTTTTTAATTGCTGTCTTCGTTTTATTAAAAATATTTCCACCGCTGAGTTTGCTAAGTTTTCTAAGTCTTTTTTACGCTCTGAAATTATTTACTCATGTCAATAATTATCATGACCAGCCTAATCAGGTGAGTAACTCTAAGTTTATTGCTGTGTCCATGTACTTGAGCCTTGGACTCTTATTAGGAATCGGATTTTTACTTCCGAGTGTCTAA